The following coding sequences are from one Haliotis asinina isolate JCU_RB_2024 chromosome 3, JCU_Hal_asi_v2, whole genome shotgun sequence window:
- the LOC137277245 gene encoding uncharacterized protein: MTCVLNNNLLQNCVLNNNLLNNSLVQMTWVLNNNLLQNCVLNKNLLNNSLVQMTCVLNNNLLQNCVLNNNLLNNSLVQSCVLNNNLLQNCVLNNNLLQSCVLNNNLLNNNLLQSCVLNNNLLQNCVLNNNLLQSCVLNNNLLQNCVLNNNLLQSCVLNNNLLQSCVLNNNLLQNCVLNNNLLQSCVLNNNLLQNCVLNNNLLQSCVLNNNLLQSCVLNNNLLQNCVLNNNLLQSCVLNNNLLQSCVLNNNLLQSCVLNNNLLQSCVLNNNLLQNCVLNNNLLQSCVLNNNLLQSCVLNNNLLQSCALNNNLLQSCVLNNNLLQSCVLNNNLLQSCVLNNNLLQSCVLNNNLLQSCVLNNNLLQNCVLNNNLVQTTY; this comes from the coding sequence ATGACCTGTGTCCTGAACAATAACTTGCTCCAGAACTGTGTATTGAACAATAACTTGCTGAACAACAGCTTGGTTCAGATGACCTGGGTCCTGAACAATAACTTGCTCCAGAACTGTGTATTGAACAAAAACTTGCTGAACAATAGCTTGGTTCAGATGACCTGTGTCCTGAACAATAACTTGCTCCAGAACTGTGTATTGAACAATAACTTGCTGAACAATAGCTTGGTTCAGAGCTGTGTATTGAACAATAACTTGCTCCAGAACTGTGTATTGAACAATAACTTGCTCCAGAGCTGTGTATTGAACAATAACTTGCTGAACAATAACTTGCTCCAGAGCTGTGTATTGAACAATAACTTGCTCCAGAACTGTGTATTGAACAATAACTTGCTCCAGAGCTGTGTCCTGAACAATAACTTGCTCCAGAACTGTGTATTGAACAATAACTTGCTCCAGAGCTGTGTCCTGAACAATAACTTGCTCCAGAGCTGTGTATTGAACAATAACTTGCTCCAGAACTGTGTATTGAACAATAACTTGCTCCAGAGCTGTGTATTGAACAATAACTTGCTCCAGAACTGTGTATTGAACAATAACTTGCTCCAGAGCTGTGTATTGAACAATAACTTGCTCCAGAGCTGTGTCCTGAACAATAACTTGCTCCAGAACTGTGTATTGAACAATAACTTGCTCCAGAGCTGTGTCCTGAACAATAACTTGCTCCAGAGCTGTGTATTGAACAATAACTTGCTCCAGAGCTGTGTATTGAACAATAACTTGCTCCAGAGCTGTGTCCTGAACAATAACTTGCTCCAGAACTGTGTATTGAACAATAACTTGCTCCAGAGCTGTGTCCTGAACAATAACTTGCTCCAGAGCTGTGTATTGAACAATAACTTGCTCCAGAGCTGTGCATTGAACAATAACTTGCTCCAGAGCTGTGTATTGAACAATAACTTGCTCCAGAGCTGTGTATTGAACAATAACTTGCTCCAGAGCTGTGTCCTGAACAATAACTTGCTCCAGAGCTGTGTATTGAACAATAACTTGCTCCAGAGCTGTGTATTGAACAATAACTTGCTCCAGAACTGTGTATTGAACAATAACTTGGTCCAAACAACCTATTag